The genomic DNA GATCCCGATGCACGCGAAGACCGGCACCGCCGAGGTCTACGGCAAGCAGACGACGTCGTGGTTCGCGACGTACACCGAGGACTACGCGATCGTCATGACCATGTCCCAGGGCGGCACCGGCTCCGGCGCCTCGGCGCCCGCGGTCCGCGCCGTCTACGACGCGCTCTACGGCGTCGGCGACAAGAAGAAGGCGCTGCTGCCCGAGCCGGAGAAGAAGCTGCCGAAGATCTCGCCGGACGGCAGGATCGAGGCGCGATGACGGCCGCAGAGGGGTACTCGGTCCGGCGCTTCACCCCCGAGCTGGGCACGTGGGGCAGGCTGACCGCGCGCGACTCGCTGGTGCGCCGGGTCGACTGGATGCTGATGTTCTCCGGGCTCGCGCTGTCCGTCATGGGCACGGCGCTGGTCTGGTCGGCGACCCGTAACCGCGACGACCTCACCGGCGGCGACCCGTACTTCTTCGTGATAAGGCACGCGATCTTCACCACCGTCGGCATCGCGCTGATGGCCGCCACCGTCTGGCTTGGCCACCGCACGCTGCGCGGGGTGGTGCCGGTGCTGTACGGGCTGTCGCTGGTGCTCGTCGCGATGGTGCTCAGCCCGCTGGGCAGCACCATCAACGGCTCCCGCGCCTGGCTCGACCTCGGCGGCGGCTTCACGGTCCAGCCGGCCGAGTTCACCAAGATCACGATCATCCTGGGGATGGCGATGATCCTCGCCGCCCGGGTCGACGCGGGCGACCGCGAGCACCCCGACCACCGCTCCGTCGTCCAGGCCCTCGGCCTTGCGGCGGTGCCCATCGGGATCGTCGTGCTGATGCCGGACCTCGGTTCGGCGATGGTGCTGACGTCGATCGTGCTGGGCGTGCTGCTCGCCTCGGGCGCGTCGAACCGCTGGGTGCTGGGGCTGGTGCTGGCGGGCGTCAGCGGCGCGGCGCTGATCGTCTCGCTGGGCATGCTCGACGAGTACCAGGTCGCCCGCTTCGCCGCCTTCGCCAACCCGGCGCTCGACCCGGCGGGCGTCGGCTACAACACCAACCAGGCCCGTATCGCCATCGGCTCCGGCGGCGCGACCGGCAAGGGCCTGGGCGAAGGCAGCCAGACCACCGGCCAGTTCGTGCCCGAGCAGCAGACCGACTTCATCTTCACGGTCGCGGGCGAGGAGCTGGGCTTCGTCGGCGCGGGGCTCATCCTGGTGCTGCTCGGCGTGATGCTGTGGCGCGCGTGCCGGATCGCGCGGGACGCCAGCGACCTGTACGGCACGATCGTGGCCGCCGGCGTGGTGGCGTGGTTCGCGTTCCAGGCGTTCGAGAACATCGGGATGACGCTCGGCATCATGCCGGTGGCGGGTCTGCCGCTGCCGTTCGTCAGCTACGGCGGCTCGTCGATGTTCGCGGTGTGGATCGCCGTGGGACTGCTGCAGTCCATCAAGGCGCAGCGGCCCCTGTCCGCCTGAGAGCGCTGTGACGAGGTGGGGCCCCGGCGCTGCGCAGCCGGGGCCCGCCCGCGCTACAGCCGCCGCAGGAACAGCACGCCCACCCCCGCCGCCACCCCCAGCAGCACCGCGGCCACCCCCGGAGCGAGCCGCCCGCCGCGCCCCAGCGCACCGTCCACGGAGACCAGCCCTGCCCCGGTCAGCGCCAGCGCCACGCCCGCGGCGCCGAGCAGGAATTCGTACTCGATGCCCCGCGGATCCGTCGCCGCGATCGGGCCGCTCCAGTCGTAGCCCCACTTGAGGGCGACCGCGTTGATCATCACGCCGATCACCGCTGCGGCCGCCAACGAGGTGAGGAAGCCGACCACCAGCGCGAACCCGCCGACGATCTCGCTCAGCCCCAGCACCCACGTCATCGTCCGCCCGGAGGGGTAGCCGGCCCCGGCCAGCGTCGCCGCCGTCGAGTCGAACCCCGGCCCGTCGAACCAGCCGAGGAGCTTCTGCGCCCCGTGCCCCGCCAGGATCACGCCGACCACCGCCCGCAGCACCAGCAGCCCGGCGTCCACGCCGGTCACGCCCTCGTCGATGTCCTCGGCGTAGCTGATGGCGGGGATGGTGCGCGTCTGGGCCATGGGCGAGCTCCTTGTCGTTCCAGGCGCGACGCTAGGACACCCCCGGGACCCCCGCCACCCGGCACATTCCCGCGATCCGGCCCCGCGCACCTCATGACCAATCGCCCATCCGCGGCTAAATTCGATTCATGGTGGACACGGTGCGCGAGATCGAGCGGAAGTACGAGGCCACGGCGGGCACCCGGGGACTGCCCCCGCTGCCGGACCTGACGGGCGTCGACGGCGTCGCCTCGGTGATCGACCAGGGCACCGCCCTGCTCGACGCCGTCTACTACGACACCGCCGCCCGCCGGCTGGCGGCCGACGGCATCACCCTGCGCCGCCGCACGGGCGGCGACGACGCGGGCTGGCATCTGAAGCTGCCGGTGGCGGCGGGCGTACGCGACGAGATCCGCGCCCCGCTCGGCGAGGGCATCCCGCGCCGCCTCGCGGCCCTCGTCCGCTCCCGTACGCGCGACGCCGAGCTGGCGCCCGTCGTCCGCATCCGCACGGAGCGGGACGTCCACCAACTGCTCGACGCGGACGGCGAACCGGTCGCCGAGGTCTCCGTCGACCGGGTGACCGCGGAGCGCCCGGAGACGGGGGCGACGGCGCGGTGGGCCGAGGTGGAGGCCGAGCTGAGTGCCGGGGGAGACCCGGAGGTGCTGGACGCGGTGGACGCGGCGCTGACCGGGGCGGGGCTGCGGCGCTCCGCGGCGGCGTCGAAGCTGGCGCGGGCGCTGGCGGAGACGGACGAGAAGAAGCCGAAGAACGACAAGAAGAGCGCCAAGAAGAACGGCAAGAAGCCGAAAGACGGCAAGGAGGGCAAGAAGAAGAGCGCGGACAAGAAGAAGGCGGGCAAGAAGGGCGCGGGCAAGAAGGCGGACGAGAAGAAGGCCGCCGGCAAGAAGCCCCCCGAGCCCGCCGCCCGCCCCGCCGGCGACCTCGTCCTCGACTACGTACGCACCCAGATCACCGCCGTCGTCGAACTCGACCCCGCCGTCCGCCGCGACCAGCCCGACGCCGTCCACCAGATGCGCGTCGCCAGCCGCCGGCTGCGCAGTACCTTCCGCAGCTACCGCGCCGTGCTCGACCGCACCGTCACCGACCCGGTCTCCGCGGAGCTGCGCTGGCTGGCCGGTGAACTCGGCGTCGACCGCGACCGCGAGGTGCTCACCGAGCGCATCCACGCCGGCCTCGCGGAACTGGAGCGCCCGCTCGTCCTCGGCCCCGTCCGCGGCCGGCTGCGCACCTGGTCCGCCGCCCGCCGCACCGGCTCCCGGCGCCGTATCGTCGCCGTGCTCGACGGCCGCCGCTACCTCGCCCTGCTCGACGCCCTCGACGGCATCCTCACCGACCCGCCGCTGCGCACCGCCGCCGACCGCCCCGCGGAGCCCGTCCTGCGCAAGGCTGTCGACCGCCAGTACCGGCGCTTCGCCGGCTCCCTCCAGGAGACCTTCGACCTCGCGCCGGGCCCCGACCGCGACACCGCCATCCACGAGACCCGCAAGGCCGCCAAGCGCACCCGCTACGCCGCCGAGGTCGCCCGCCCCGCCCTGGGCCGGGAGGCCAAGACCGTCACGTCGCTGATGCGCGAGGTCCAGGAACTGCTCGGCGACTACCAGGACGGCGTGCTGGCGCGATCCGCGTTGCGCGAGATCGCGGTGCAGGCGCAGGCCGCGGGGGAGCCCTCGTTCACGTACGGCGTCCTCTACGCGCGCGAGGAGGCGCGCGCGGCGGAACTGCGCGACCGGCTCCCGCGGCTGTCGCAGAAACATCTCTGACCAGCGCGAAGAGGGGCACGCGCGGGGCGCGCGCTACGCTGAATGGTCACCCGCGTACGTGTACCACAGGACCGCCGAGGACAGCTTTCCCGATGACTGCCGTGCCCGCACCCACCGTCGAGTCGGTCTTCCCCCGCCTGGAAGCCCTCCTCCCGCACGTCCAGAAGCCGATCCAGTACGTCGGCGGTGAGCTGAACTCCACCGTCAAGGACTGGGACGCGGTCGACGTCCACTGGGCGCTGATGTACCCGGACGCGTACGAGGTCGGACTGCCCAACCAGGGCGTCATGATCCTCTACGAGGTGCTGAACGAGCGTGCGGACACGCTCGCGGAGCGCACGTACAGCGTGTGGCCGGACCTGGAGGAGCTGATGCGCACGCACGACGTGCCGCAGTTCACCGTGGACAGCCACCGCCCCGTGCGCGCCTTCGACCTGTTCGGCGTCTCCTTCTCCACCGAGCTGGGCTACACCAACCTGCTGACCGCCCTCGATCTCGCCGGCATCCCGCTGGCCGCCGCCGACCGCGGCGACGACGACCCGATCGTCGTCGCCGGCGGGCACGCCGCGTTCAACCCGGAGCCGGTCGCCGCCTTCGTGGACTGCGCGGTGATCGGCGACGGCGAGCAGGCCGTGCTGACGATGACCGACATCGTCAAGGCGTGGAAGGCCGAGGGCTGCCCGGGCGGGCGCGAGGAACTGCTGCTGCGGCTGGCGAAGACGGGCGGGGTGTACGTCCCGTCGTTCTACGACGTGGAGTACCTGCCCGACGGCCGCATCGCCCGGGTCGTACCGAACCGCTCCGGCGTGCCGTGGCGGGTCTCCAAGCACACCGTCATGGACCTCGACGAGTGGCCGTACCCGAAGCAGCCGCTGGTGCCGATGGCCGAGACCGTGCACGAGCGGATGAGCGTGGAGATCTTCCGCGGCTGCACCCGCGGCTGCCGCTTCTGCCAGGCCGGCATGATCACCCGGCCGGTACGGGAGCGCAGCATCACGGGCATCGGCGAGATGGTCGACAGGGGGCTGAAGGCCACCGGGTTCGAGGAGGTCGGCCTGCTGTCGCTGTCGTCGGCCGACCACAGCGAGATCGGCGATGTCGCCAAGGGCCTCGCCGACCGCTACGAGGAGGACAAGGTCGGCCTGTCGCTGCCCTCCACCCGGGTCGACGCCTTCAACATCGACCTGGCCAACGAGCTGACGCGCAACGGCCGCCGCTCCGGCCTGACCTTCGCCCCCGAGGGCGCCACGGAGCGCATCCGCAAGGTCATCAACAAGATGGTCTCGGAGGAGGACCTGATCCGCACCGTCGCCACCGCGTACGGCAACGGCTGGCGGCAGGTCAAGCTCTACTTCATGTGCGGGCTGCCGACCGAGACCGACGAGGACGTCGTGCAGATCGCGGACATGGCGGCCAAGGTCATCGCCAAGGGCCGCGAGGTCGCGGGATC from Streptomyces sp. CMB-StM0423 includes the following:
- the rodA gene encoding rod shape-determining protein RodA — translated: MTAAEGYSVRRFTPELGTWGRLTARDSLVRRVDWMLMFSGLALSVMGTALVWSATRNRDDLTGGDPYFFVIRHAIFTTVGIALMAATVWLGHRTLRGVVPVLYGLSLVLVAMVLSPLGSTINGSRAWLDLGGGFTVQPAEFTKITIILGMAMILAARVDAGDREHPDHRSVVQALGLAAVPIGIVVLMPDLGSAMVLTSIVLGVLLASGASNRWVLGLVLAGVSGAALIVSLGMLDEYQVARFAAFANPALDPAGVGYNTNQARIAIGSGGATGKGLGEGSQTTGQFVPEQQTDFIFTVAGEELGFVGAGLILVLLGVMLWRACRIARDASDLYGTIVAAGVVAWFAFQAFENIGMTLGIMPVAGLPLPFVSYGGSSMFAVWIAVGLLQSIKAQRPLSA
- a CDS encoding DoxX family protein; the protein is MAQTRTIPAISYAEDIDEGVTGVDAGLLVLRAVVGVILAGHGAQKLLGWFDGPGFDSTAATLAGAGYPSGRTMTWVLGLSEIVGGFALVVGFLTSLAAAAVIGVMINAVALKWGYDWSGPIAATDPRGIEYEFLLGAAGVALALTGAGLVSVDGALGRGGRLAPGVAAVLLGVAAGVGVLFLRRL
- a CDS encoding CYTH and CHAD domain-containing protein, with protein sequence MVDTVREIERKYEATAGTRGLPPLPDLTGVDGVASVIDQGTALLDAVYYDTAARRLAADGITLRRRTGGDDAGWHLKLPVAAGVRDEIRAPLGEGIPRRLAALVRSRTRDAELAPVVRIRTERDVHQLLDADGEPVAEVSVDRVTAERPETGATARWAEVEAELSAGGDPEVLDAVDAALTGAGLRRSAAASKLARALAETDEKKPKNDKKSAKKNGKKPKDGKEGKKKSADKKKAGKKGAGKKADEKKAAGKKPPEPAARPAGDLVLDYVRTQITAVVELDPAVRRDQPDAVHQMRVASRRLRSTFRSYRAVLDRTVTDPVSAELRWLAGELGVDRDREVLTERIHAGLAELERPLVLGPVRGRLRTWSAARRTGSRRRIVAVLDGRRYLALLDALDGILTDPPLRTAADRPAEPVLRKAVDRQYRRFAGSLQETFDLAPGPDRDTAIHETRKAAKRTRYAAEVARPALGREAKTVTSLMREVQELLGDYQDGVLARSALREIAVQAQAAGEPSFTYGVLYAREEARAAELRDRLPRLSQKHL
- a CDS encoding TIGR03960 family B12-binding radical SAM protein, translated to MTAVPAPTVESVFPRLEALLPHVQKPIQYVGGELNSTVKDWDAVDVHWALMYPDAYEVGLPNQGVMILYEVLNERADTLAERTYSVWPDLEELMRTHDVPQFTVDSHRPVRAFDLFGVSFSTELGYTNLLTALDLAGIPLAAADRGDDDPIVVAGGHAAFNPEPVAAFVDCAVIGDGEQAVLTMTDIVKAWKAEGCPGGREELLLRLAKTGGVYVPSFYDVEYLPDGRIARVVPNRSGVPWRVSKHTVMDLDEWPYPKQPLVPMAETVHERMSVEIFRGCTRGCRFCQAGMITRPVRERSITGIGEMVDRGLKATGFEEVGLLSLSSADHSEIGDVAKGLADRYEEDKVGLSLPSTRVDAFNIDLANELTRNGRRSGLTFAPEGATERIRKVINKMVSEEDLIRTVATAYGNGWRQVKLYFMCGLPTETDEDVVQIADMAAKVIAKGREVAGSNDIRCTVSIGGFVPKPHTPFQWAPQLSAEDTDARLEQLRDRIRADKRHGRAIGFRYHDGKPGIVEGLLSRGDRRVGDVIRAVYEDGGRFDGWREHFSYERWMRCAEKALPAHGVDLDWYTTRERSYEEVLPWDHLDSGLDKDWLWEDWQDALDETEVEDCRWTPCFDCGVCPQLDTEIQIGPTGKKLLPLSVVDGRTGGNSD